gctacctacagagaccctgtctcacacacaaAGACAGTAAGCTTTAGTATatcacttttttttaagtttacgtGTGAAAATCAACTATAACCTGTCCCAAAAGTTCCATGCTAAAGGAATGGACTTAGGGCCTAGATTTTGCATGCTTCGTGACTTGGTTATTTTATACCGGGTTCCTTGAGCTTTTCTTCATGGAATTGTTCTGTTAATTCTCCGTGCTTTTCTTTCgctcttaaatcttttttttttttttgagagagagtcacctggaaagccaggcctgactttattttcttgtattttagaaTGTTatgacagaggctggagagatggactaggggttaagagcattgtgaAAACACTTACCCATCACCAGCAGTCCGGAACTGTTCTAAAAGGGTCTAGAAAAGTTTCCATTGAGCCAACACAAAAAGGATTTTATGAAGCTCCAAAGTATTAATCTGCAGGTTAGTATTGGTCAGCTCAAAGGATACATATTCCCTCCAAAGCACTGAGCTATTGTATTGCATAtactttttaatgacttatttattattttacaggtgtgcatgtgtgtaccacatatgtgcaaGTGCCAATGGCGGCCAGAATGGGGCATCGATCAGGAATTGTGAGTTACCTGAtgcagatgctggaaactgaatccaggtccaCAGCCAGAGATCTAAGTGTTCTTCATTGCTGAGTTATCTTTTAGTtgtctttgggtttctattgctgtgaagagacccgtgaccatggcaactcttagaaaggaaaacatttaatgggggtgGCTCATTTATAGTTCAGAGATGCAGTCTAataccatcatggtgggacatgactccatgcaggcagacacgctgctggagaaggagctgagagtcctacatcttgaggCTACAGGAAGTGGTCTCAAACACTGtgatggcttgagcatatgagacctcaagacctgcctccacagtgacacacttcctcctacaaggccatacctacttcaacaaagccacacctcctaatagagcaatgccctttggaggccattttcttcaaaccaccactcAGCCATCCATGGAAATCTTAGAATGAGGTTCCTAGGGATGTTTCAGAAGATTCGGAATCATAGCTTATGCCCCCCCCTTGATAAAGATTAACATGAATTCAAGGCTCTTTCCTAACTATTAGGTCTTGTCTTCATTCCACTCTGAAACCCTCTAAAGTCTAGAGCATTATTTCTCCTAGCTTTCCTCTTCTGTGTCTGACCGATGGACCCTCCATCTGTCACTTAAGAGACTGTCACATTTCCCCACATTTCTCCCAGGTTACTCCTCAGTTCTGCATCTGCTGACTGCTGACTTACTGACCCTCACCTGACCCTGGCAACAAAAATTTCACAGCTGTTTCTTTTAAATAGCTTCAGAAGGAAAGTTCCCTTTAAGAGGCCCCTTGGGTAGTTACCTTCTCTCACATCATCGATTCCAATCTCTTGTCTCACAAAACTTTAGTCTCCTCCTGGGGTCATTATAAGCCTATTAGCAAGGCCaatcaattttaatttatattgggGCTACTCTGGTTGTCACAGTTGTTTGCTTTCCTCGGGGCTATCTGGACCTGTGTTTAGCAGGAACAATTTAATTTCATTCAAAATGTCTGTCTCGCACAGAAGTATTAactaatcaaaaatttaaaattttaagaagcaacaagacaaaacaaaaacccaacccccGAACTTTGTCCATTGAGACACAAAGTGACCGACTCTTATGACAATGAAGATACTCACTCTGCAGGAGTCCTCTGTGCTCCATTAGCTCCCATGGCAGATGAGGCCGACCTCTTTTTCTGCACACTAACTTACTCTGATTCCAACCAGTCCTTAGAATGTTCTAGATAATTGAACTATCATCTATCAAGAAATCAGGCTTATGTAAGGATAACAAGAAACCTGCCAAAATAAGGCAAGCACAGATAATTTGGGAGAAGTCCCAGGAGGACTAATGGGATCTTTTCTATAAAGGTCGACTTCCATAGTAGAACTGGAATAAAATACATACAGCAAAACTTTGCAGAAGGTAGATCTTTGAGATTGAGGACaccctggactacataatgagttctagcctggccagggctacatagtgaagcctcaaaaaacaaacatcaaatagTCAGAAACAGTGGGGGACATGGAGAACCAGTTCTACCTTTGATAATGGGTGGGAAAcagaagatgaggaaggaaagCGACCACTTAAAAGACGTGGTGAACCAACATGCGGGACACTTTCTTCTAGAAGCTGCCCTGGTCACGGTGCGTTTTCACACAGTAGAAAAGTGGCTACGACAAGGGCATGCTTTAAGATTATAGTGCTAGATGACAGCCAGCAAAAGTCTCAGTCTCTTAGCATATgagatatttttatcataatgCATTGCCACAGTACAGTCTTAACATTACTAAGACTTTAGGTATATTCACCTGTCACTTTAGCACATTTGGTTAAAGATGGACCCTATATACTTAGGAAGTCCCATAGAATTCCAGTGGagcttaaaattattatttgatgAGCCTGCAGGAGTCTTAAAGCCATAACAAAATGCAAGTGACTAAGTGATCCCTGCTGTACAAAAGGAGAGCCCACTTCTTCTGCCTCCAGACACAGTCTTTGTACACATGCAAAACCCGGTGTTGGGAACAGAACACCTGCTATGAACAGCAGCGATACACACCTCAGGCATCTCTTTCTTGATGGCAATTGCTAGAAGCTGACCCTGAGCTCCTCATGCACCAATCCTGTGCACCTTCCGAACTTTCAGGAAGTGTTAGGTCTGTGAGTATAATAGGGTGGTCACAAAACAGAGAGACATGTGACTCGTTTTAAGTCCTTGAATAATATAAGCAGACATCCTGACCATGTATGAACcttcaaaatttccattttccaaCTCTTTTTGGATCAGATGTTTCTGATAGAAATAATCTCTTTGAATTCTCATGTACTTCTGAACAGAGACTGCTCTCTGCTAGGCGAGGAAACATATCCTCCGGACAACTGTCCTCAGCAGAACCTGCAGGAATCTGCCTTGTTTGACAACAGGGATGAGGTGCCTAATCAACCCTCTCGGGTTGGGGACTCCCTTGTGGCCTGAAACTGCCACACTCCCAGGGCAACAGGACAAGCAGCCAGAGCTCTCTGGCCAAGTAAGCGGCTCAGCCAGTGCTCTGCTTCTGTGACCTGGGCTGGAGGATGGGTGATGGGACTTCAGGCGGAATCGCAGATGGTTCCCCGGTCTCTTGGAGGTGGAGCTTATTAACTTTGCTTCCGTAGGTGAAGGCTAAGAGCCGCCTTTCTGGGAGTGTGTTGCCCAGCAAAGCCTGTAGGGGCAGGATCGCACTGAGCATCAGCCCCGACCAGCTATCATAGAGAAGGAGGGTAAAGACCAAAGTGCTCATCCCGGAAGCCAGTGGATTCAATCCCtggcaccagcaccagcaccatgcCTATGACACTGGGTTACTGGGACATCCGTGGGGTAAGCGCACACATGACGGTGAAAAGAATCGCGGGGCTAGGATGCGGGAAGCGGTGAGGGGGCGGGTCCTAGAGGAATTCATTTGCTTCTCCGGCTCAGAATCCTGCTTGTCCGGCTCAGAATCCTGCACACGTGCTTGCTTCTGGTTGCCCCTGTGTGTACTTACTTGGCGGGAGGTGAGGTCACATGGAAATCCCCAGGCCCCATTCCTGACCTATCTCTACAGCTGGCTCATGCTATTCGCCTACTCCTGGAATACACAGACTCAAGCTATGAGGAGAAGAGATACGTTATGGGCGGCGGTAATGACATTCTTCTGGTCAAACGTCTTCCCTACCCCTGTCCATTGGTGCTTAGCAGCCCGTTTCTGACCTACATTACATGACAGGACTCCTCCAGGTGGACTTAGATTCGGCCTCGTCCAGAAATCTCCAGAGGGTGGGCTTGATCTTTCAATACGGAATACTGGAGGTCGAGGGTGGGTCCCCCTCCACTGCTGTTGAAATTAGATCACATTCCCCATGAAGATTTGCCTGAACCGTTTGTAAGTTTTAGAGATGTAGGACCCACAGCCCCAAGAACCTTCATCCCTGGAACCTTAGATTGTGAGATTCAGCCTGTGAGGTTGCAATTCCCTGCTTTAGAGGGTTGGGGCCCTGGAATAGGCATGTTGGACACTAGGctgatttctttttatgtaatGTTAACAACCACAGCTCCCGACTTTGACCGAAGCCAGTGGCTGAATGAGAAGTTCAAGCTGGGCCTGGACTTTCCCAATGTAGGTGCAGGGAAGGAGAGGTTGGGAAGGACTGGGATTCCCACCTCATCTCCTCAACTCTCCAAGGCAGTTTGGAGTCAATGCTTCTGctctcctgttcccattcctGGTGGATGAACAGTGTGTCTGTGATGGGCTGTGTCCCAGCTCTTCCATTCAGTGTGCAGTGTGTTCATGGAGGACTCCCCATGCAAGCCACGCTGTGTGCCAGGCCACGTGGCCACATGTCAGTCCTAACCAAGGGAAGTCAGATTGGGACCTCATATCCCATCTGACTGTCCCTGCTTGTCTCTCCAGCTGCCCTACTTAATGGACGGCCCCCATAAGATCACTCAGAGCAACGCCATCCTGCGCTACATTGCCCGCAAGCACAACATGTGTGAGTGGGGCTGGCTGCAGGTGGGGCATGGGGGACAATCTCCTTGTCTGGACTGGGGTTAGAAGCTAAGGGTgagtttgtgttgtgtgtgctgcaggtggggagacagaggaagaaaagattcGTGTGGACATTTTGGAGAACCAGGTTGTGGATGTCACCAATCACCTCGCTAGAATCTGTTACAGCCCAGACTTTGTGAGTCTCATCCCGCTCCCGTGCCGGgctggaccaggcagtgtttggGTCAGGAGTCAGCTCTTTCAGATTCGCACCTGCACAGGTCTTATTTACCTTTTGATTTTCTTAGCCACTTATCCTCCAGGATGTGTTCTGGGCTATCACCTGCAGCCCCCAGAACACTTAACTAACAAAGGAACAGTCTTATTTAGGCCCTACCTGTCCTAGTCCAGACTTCCCAGAGCAGACATTAAGTTCCCAATAATAGGTCTTCTGTACCCCCATAATAGCTTTCCCTGCCAACACAGTAAGACAGATCAAGCTGAACTGAAAAAGTCTAAGAataggtttatttgagcaaagcaactcctgggtggGTTCTCCAGTCCAGCGACTGAGGCCAGAGGAGTCATGTGCCAAAAATAAAGCAGGGAGATTATATAGCTTGTAGGTGCGGGGTGATGATGTATCCACCACAAGTAGGGTTTGTGCCCAAATATGGTCAAGAGCTGAATGCTTAGACAGGGACTTGGGCTGCTGGCAGCAACAGGAGAGGGAGTTGCAATAGTCACCAGGAATGCCAATGGAATTGGGCTTTttggcaccttttttttttaaattcagagagtctgggcagagcttggagagagagagacaggatggGGCTTCCTGGATCATGCAGGGGCAAGCTGGAGGGTACAACCAAACACTAGATAGTGATGTCATGTTTCCTAAGATTTCTGCACCTGTGCCCTCTGCTTAGGCCCTCACCAGGTAGTTCATACCATTACAGTCCATTAAATACAAGTACACTCAATGGATCAGAAAAAGAAGTCCAGGATGAGAACTCACAGGGAACCCTTCCCAGCCTCTCCAAGTGCTTCCTTCACACCCATGGGAGGCAGCATGTTTTCCTATAGGTGGCTCAGGAAGAGCCTGAaggtctttctctcctttccttcagaCTCAAATCCTCCTCAGTTTGGGAAACTcaagtatatttcatttttctggaaCCTATGATTTGGAACCCCCATCTTTTCTGAGTTCTTTCagttcttgcttctttggtgCTGCCTGGCATCAGCCCCAGTGCCTGCCAGTACTCTGGGCACTCATGGGTTTAG
The genomic region above belongs to Arvicola amphibius chromosome 14, mArvAmp1.2, whole genome shotgun sequence and contains:
- the LOC119800824 gene encoding glutathione S-transferase Mu 4-like, with the protein product MPMTLGYWDIRGLAHAIRLLLEYTDSSYEEKRYVMGGAPDFDRSQWLNEKFKLGLDFPNLPYLMDGPHKITQSNAILRYIARKHNMCGETEEEKIRVDILENQVVDVTNHLARICYSPDFEKLKGEYLEQLPGMMKLFSQFLGKQTWFVGEKITFVDFLAYDILDLNRIFEPKCLDAFPNLKDFMARFEGLKKISAYMKSSRFIPRPLFSRWATWGNK